The Verrucomicrobiia bacterium genome has a window encoding:
- a CDS encoding glycoside hydrolase family 88 protein produces MRNLLPGLVLCVAAGCAARSPMNAMLKRTDVLTIMESVADWQLANPGKHPADDWTQGALYTGIMALDGISPSPRFREAMRRMGESNEWKLGARTYHADDQCVGQTYVELWQRYHDDRMIAPMRAQFDEILAHPRNLPTLEFKQKGVQDLWSWCDSLFMAPPAWVRLAAATHDERYLNFAVTNWWRTSDYLYDPGAHLFFRDSTYFTKREANGAKVFWSRGNGWVMGGLVRVLEYLPKNHPDRPRFERQFKEMAAKILTCQQPDGLWRASLLDPQSYPLKETSGSGFYTYALAWGINHGLLDRATYEPAVLKAWLALVNCVSPEGKLTHVQPIGADPRHFPADATEVYGVGAFLLAGSEVYRLAE; encoded by the coding sequence ATGCGAAATCTCCTGCCCGGTCTCGTGTTGTGCGTCGCCGCCGGCTGCGCCGCGCGTTCGCCCATGAACGCCATGCTCAAACGCACCGATGTGCTGACAATCATGGAAAGTGTGGCGGACTGGCAGCTCGCCAATCCCGGCAAGCACCCGGCCGACGACTGGACGCAGGGTGCGCTCTACACGGGCATCATGGCGCTCGACGGGATTTCCCCCAGCCCGCGGTTCCGGGAGGCGATGCGGCGGATGGGTGAAAGCAACGAATGGAAACTCGGTGCGCGCACGTATCATGCCGACGACCAGTGCGTGGGCCAGACCTACGTCGAACTCTGGCAGCGCTACCACGACGACCGGATGATCGCGCCCATGCGCGCGCAGTTTGACGAAATCCTCGCCCACCCGCGGAACCTTCCGACGCTCGAATTCAAGCAAAAGGGCGTGCAGGATCTCTGGTCGTGGTGCGACTCACTGTTCATGGCGCCGCCCGCGTGGGTGCGGCTTGCCGCCGCCACCCATGACGAACGTTACCTGAATTTTGCCGTCACGAACTGGTGGCGCACCTCGGATTACCTTTACGACCCCGGCGCGCATCTGTTCTTCCGGGACAGCACCTACTTTACAAAACGCGAGGCCAACGGCGCGAAGGTCTTCTGGAGCCGCGGCAACGGCTGGGTGATGGGCGGACTGGTCCGCGTGCTGGAATACCTGCCAAAGAATCATCCGGACCGCCCGCGGTTTGAACGGCAGTTCAAGGAAATGGCGGCGAAGATTCTCACCTGTCAGCAACCCGATGGTCTCTGGCGCGCCAGCCTGCTCGATCCCCAAAGCTACCCGCTCAAGGAAACCAGCGGCTCGGGCTTTTACACCTACGCGCTCGCCTGGGGCATCAACCACGGGTTGCTTGACCGCGCCACCTACGAACCCGCCGTGCTCAAGGCGTGGCTGGCGTTGGTGAACTGCGTCTCGCCCGAAGGCAAGCTCACGCACGTGCAGCCCATCGGGGCCGACCCGCGCCATTTCCCGGCGGACGCGACCGAAGTTTACGGCGTCGGCGCGTTTCTGCTGGCCGGCAGTGAAGTTTACCGGCTGGCGGAATGA
- a CDS encoding alpha-L-fucosidase — protein MKSFLVVGVLAWCLAVGATAELKAEPVPVKPAAAAAQWPAASPEAVAHWRSLRFGMFIHWGPVSLTGKEIGWSRGDAISVADYDHLYQRFNPSNFNADAWVSIARAAGMKYIVLTTKHHDGFCLWDTKETDYNIMNTPFHRDVVKELAAACKRQGIAFGAYYSTCDWHHPDFPLTSPGGSVKREKSDLDAYNRYLLAQVRELIVNYGPLITIWNDVPQRFEGRGAATIKLARQLQPDILINDRTGDGGDYDTPEQRIGKYQFDRPWESCMTVSAHNQWAWGGPADGVKPVSACLDMLIRCAGGDGNMLLNVGPRPDGVIDPAQAGLLREIGAWLQKNGESIYGTRGGPWKPAAGVVSTRRDNLVYVHVLRADGDTVALPDIGQTIQSASLLDGRPIRFRQSPAGLELFVPAMMRDRIDTVVKLVLAGSAMDLPAVAVPLSFKVTASNVFQHDEADYGPERAFDRDAGTRWATDGGTRQAWIAVAFKEPRMVRGVRINEAFAGRVQQCEFQYRDGGAWKTIFTTAQLGRAFQRTFAPVKAQEFRLNILDASEGPTINELELF, from the coding sequence ATGAAATCCTTTCTGGTGGTCGGTGTGCTGGCGTGGTGCCTGGCCGTGGGCGCAACGGCTGAGCTCAAGGCGGAACCGGTTCCGGTGAAGCCCGCCGCGGCGGCTGCGCAATGGCCGGCCGCGTCGCCGGAGGCGGTTGCTCATTGGCGTTCGCTCCGCTTTGGCATGTTTATTCATTGGGGGCCGGTCAGTCTCACCGGAAAGGAAATTGGCTGGTCGCGCGGCGACGCAATTTCCGTGGCGGATTACGACCACCTCTACCAGCGGTTTAATCCTTCGAACTTCAACGCCGACGCATGGGTCAGTATCGCCAGGGCGGCCGGCATGAAATACATCGTGCTCACCACGAAACATCATGATGGCTTCTGCCTCTGGGACACGAAGGAAACCGATTACAACATCATGAACACCCCTTTCCACCGGGACGTGGTGAAGGAACTCGCCGCGGCCTGCAAACGGCAGGGCATCGCGTTCGGCGCCTACTACTCGACGTGCGACTGGCATCACCCGGATTTTCCGTTGACCAGTCCGGGGGGAAGCGTGAAGCGGGAGAAGAGCGATCTCGACGCGTATAACCGCTACCTGCTCGCGCAGGTCCGGGAACTCATCGTCAATTACGGGCCGTTGATCACGATTTGGAACGACGTGCCGCAACGGTTCGAGGGACGGGGCGCCGCCACCATCAAGCTGGCGCGGCAGTTGCAGCCGGACATTCTCATCAACGACCGCACGGGCGATGGCGGCGATTACGACACGCCCGAGCAACGCATCGGCAAATATCAGTTCGACCGTCCGTGGGAATCCTGCATGACCGTTTCGGCGCACAATCAATGGGCCTGGGGCGGGCCGGCCGATGGCGTGAAGCCGGTTTCCGCGTGCCTCGACATGTTGATTCGTTGTGCCGGCGGCGACGGCAACATGCTGCTCAACGTGGGCCCGCGCCCGGACGGAGTAATTGATCCAGCGCAAGCCGGCCTGCTCCGGGAAATCGGCGCGTGGTTGCAGAAAAATGGTGAAAGCATCTACGGCACGCGCGGTGGACCTTGGAAACCCGCGGCCGGCGTCGTCAGCACGCGGCGGGACAATCTTGTTTACGTGCACGTCCTGCGCGCCGATGGCGACACTGTTGCGCTGCCGGACATCGGGCAAACGATTCAATCCGCGTCACTGCTGGACGGGCGTCCCATCCGTTTCCGGCAAAGCCCGGCAGGCCTCGAGCTTTTCGTGCCCGCGATGATGCGGGACCGCATCGATACCGTGGTGAAACTGGTTTTGGCCGGTTCGGCAATGGATTTGCCGGCGGTGGCCGTTCCCTTGAGCTTCAAGGTCACCGCCTCGAATGTGTTCCAGCACGACGAGGCGGATTATGGTCCTGAACGCGCGTTCGACCGTGACGCCGGAACCCGCTGGGCCACGGATGGCGGCACCCGGCAGGCCTGGATTGCGGTGGCCTTCAAGGAGCCGCGGATGGTGCGCGGTGTGCGCATCAACGAAGCGTTCGCCGGCCGGGTGCAGCAATGCGAATTTCAGTATCGCGACGGTGGCGCGTGGAAAACCATTTTCACGACGGCCCAATTGGGCCGGGCCTTCCAACGGACATTCGCGCCGGTCAAGGCGCAGGAATTCCGTTTGAACATTCTCGATGCGTCCGAGGGCCCAACGATCAACGAGCTTGAATTGTTTTGA